In Nicotiana tabacum cultivar K326 chromosome 21, ASM71507v2, whole genome shotgun sequence, one DNA window encodes the following:
- the LOC107776607 gene encoding putative beta-1,3-galactosyltransferase 2 isoform X4, whose amino-acid sequence MSLKSKGVAERTSRSAVSQKWSLLLCLGSFCAGMLFTTRMWIIPEIKGGITRTTTVEAEKLKLVSEGCITKFQKLVSKDIFGKVSKTHHAIQTLDNTISNLEMELAAAKAAQESILSGAPISEEIKKSDSTRKRKYFMVIGINTAFSSRKRRDSVRATWMPQGEKRGKLEEEKGIIIRFVIGHGATVGGILDRAIEAEDKKHGDFLRLDHIEGYLELSAKTKTYFATAVNLWDAEYYIKVDDDVHVNIATLGETLARHRKKPRIYIGCMKSGPVLSRKGVRYHEPEYWKFGDKYFRHATGQIYAISKDLATYISVNQHVLHKYTNEDVSLGAWFIGLDVQHIDDRRLCCGTPPDCEWKAQAGNICVASFDWTCSGICRSVDRIKEVHRHCGEGENALWKAAF is encoded by the exons ATGTCTTTGAAGAGCAAAGGAGTAGCAGAAAGAACTTCAAGAAGTGCAGTTTCACAAAAATGGAGTCTTTTACTTTGTCTTGGTAGTTTTTGTGCTGGAATGCTCTTTACAACCAG AATGTGGATCATTCCTGAAATAAAAGGTGGTATTACAAGAACAACTACAGTTGAAGCTGAAAAATTGAAGTTAGTTTCAGAAGGATGCATTACCAAATTT CAAAAACTAGTATCTAAAGATATTTTTGGGAAAGTTTCTAAGACACATCATGCTATTCA AACATTAGACAATACCATTTCAAATTTGGAGATGGAGTTGGCTGCAGCTAAGGCAGCACAGGAGTCAATTCTTAGCGGCGCTCCAATATCAGAAGAGATAAAAAAGAGTGATTcgacaagaaaaagaaaatattttatggtGATAGGAATAAATACTGCATTTAGTAGCAGAAAAAGAAGGGATTCAGTTCGCGCTACATGGATGCCACAAG GTGAAAAAAGAGGGAAGCTAGAAGAAGAGAAAGGAATAATCATTCGCTTCGTCATTGGTCATGG TGCCACAGTAGGGGGAATATTAGACAGAGCTATTGAAGCTGAGGACAAAAAACATGGTGATTTCTTGAGGCTG GATCATATTGAGGGTTATCTTGAATTGTCAGCCAAAACAAAGACTTATTTTGCCACTGCTGTTAACTTATGGGATGCAGAGTATTACATCAAAGTTGATGATGATGTTCATGTCAATATAG CTACATTAGGGGAAACATTAGCAAGGCATCGTAAGAAACCACGTATATATATCGGGTGCATGAAATCTGGTCCTGTCCTCTCGCGAAA GGGTGTAAGATACCATGAACCAGAATATTGGAAATTCGGAGATAAGTATTTTCGTCATGCTACTGGACAAATATATGCCATTTCAAAAGACTTGGCTACTTATATATCAGTAAACCA GCATGTACTTCATAAGTATACCAATGAGGATGTGTCGTTAGGAGCTTGGTTTATTGGACTTGATGTGCAGCATATCGATGATCGCAGATTGTGTTGTGGAACTCCACCTG ATTGTGAATGGAAGGCACAAGCAGGCAACATCTGTGTTGCATCATTTGACTGGACGTGCAGTGGGATATGCAGGTCTGTTGACAGGATAAAAGAGGTCCATCGCCATTGTGGCGAGGGAGAGAATGCACTATGGAAAGCTGCATTCTGA
- the LOC107776607 gene encoding putative beta-1,3-galactosyltransferase 2 isoform X2: MSRCYRFSFIYLSVLIPLSLKPNCQAYIHHSTTFGLLLMLVSSAELAPVTLAPSLTIRGIYSKGVAERTSRSAVSQKWSLLLCLGSFCAGMLFTTRMWIIPEIKGGITRTTTVEAEKLKLVSEGCITKFQKLVSKDIFGKVSKTHHAIQTLDNTISNLEMELAAAKAAQESILSGAPISEEIKKSDSTRKRKYFMVIGINTAFSSRKRRDSVRATWMPQGEKRGKLEEEKGIIIRFVIGHGATVGGILDRAIEAEDKKHGDFLRLDHIEGYLELSAKTKTYFATAVNLWDAEYYIKVDDDVHVNIATLGETLARHRKKPRIYIGCMKSGPVLSRKGVRYHEPEYWKFGDKYFRHATGQIYAISKDLATYISVNQHVLHKYTNEDVSLGAWFIGLDVQHIDDRRLCCGTPPDCEWKAQAGNICVASFDWTCSGICRSVDRIKEVHRHCGEGENALWKAAF, encoded by the exons ATGTCAAGATGTTATAGATTCTCTTTTATTTATCTCTCTGTTCTGATTCCCCTGTCACTAAAACCAAACTGTCAAGCATATATTCACCATTCAACGACGTTTGGGTTGTTACTAATGTTAGTAAGTTCGGCCGAATTGGCTCCCGTCACTCTAGCTCCATCCCTAACAATAAGGGGCATTTAT AGCAAAGGAGTAGCAGAAAGAACTTCAAGAAGTGCAGTTTCACAAAAATGGAGTCTTTTACTTTGTCTTGGTAGTTTTTGTGCTGGAATGCTCTTTACAACCAG AATGTGGATCATTCCTGAAATAAAAGGTGGTATTACAAGAACAACTACAGTTGAAGCTGAAAAATTGAAGTTAGTTTCAGAAGGATGCATTACCAAATTT CAAAAACTAGTATCTAAAGATATTTTTGGGAAAGTTTCTAAGACACATCATGCTATTCA AACATTAGACAATACCATTTCAAATTTGGAGATGGAGTTGGCTGCAGCTAAGGCAGCACAGGAGTCAATTCTTAGCGGCGCTCCAATATCAGAAGAGATAAAAAAGAGTGATTcgacaagaaaaagaaaatattttatggtGATAGGAATAAATACTGCATTTAGTAGCAGAAAAAGAAGGGATTCAGTTCGCGCTACATGGATGCCACAAG GTGAAAAAAGAGGGAAGCTAGAAGAAGAGAAAGGAATAATCATTCGCTTCGTCATTGGTCATGG TGCCACAGTAGGGGGAATATTAGACAGAGCTATTGAAGCTGAGGACAAAAAACATGGTGATTTCTTGAGGCTG GATCATATTGAGGGTTATCTTGAATTGTCAGCCAAAACAAAGACTTATTTTGCCACTGCTGTTAACTTATGGGATGCAGAGTATTACATCAAAGTTGATGATGATGTTCATGTCAATATAG CTACATTAGGGGAAACATTAGCAAGGCATCGTAAGAAACCACGTATATATATCGGGTGCATGAAATCTGGTCCTGTCCTCTCGCGAAA GGGTGTAAGATACCATGAACCAGAATATTGGAAATTCGGAGATAAGTATTTTCGTCATGCTACTGGACAAATATATGCCATTTCAAAAGACTTGGCTACTTATATATCAGTAAACCA GCATGTACTTCATAAGTATACCAATGAGGATGTGTCGTTAGGAGCTTGGTTTATTGGACTTGATGTGCAGCATATCGATGATCGCAGATTGTGTTGTGGAACTCCACCTG ATTGTGAATGGAAGGCACAAGCAGGCAACATCTGTGTTGCATCATTTGACTGGACGTGCAGTGGGATATGCAGGTCTGTTGACAGGATAAAAGAGGTCCATCGCCATTGTGGCGAGGGAGAGAATGCACTATGGAAAGCTGCATTCTGA
- the LOC107776607 gene encoding putative beta-1,3-galactosyltransferase 2 isoform X3, with amino-acid sequence MSLKSKGVAERTSRSAVSQKWSLLLCLGSFCAGMLFTTRMWIIPEIKGGITRTTTVEAEKLKLVSEGCITKFLQQKLVSKDIFGKVSKTHHAIQTLDNTISNLEMELAAAKAAQESILSGAPISEEIKKSDSTRKRKYFMVIGINTAFSSRKRRDSVRATWMPQGEKRGKLEEEKGIIIRFVIGHGATVGGILDRAIEAEDKKHGDFLRLDHIEGYLELSAKTKTYFATAVNLWDAEYYIKVDDDVHVNIATLGETLARHRKKPRIYIGCMKSGPVLSRKGVRYHEPEYWKFGDKYFRHATGQIYAISKDLATYISVNQHVLHKYTNEDVSLGAWFIGLDVQHIDDRRLCCGTPPDCEWKAQAGNICVASFDWTCSGICRSVDRIKEVHRHCGEGENALWKAAF; translated from the exons ATGTCTTTGAAGAGCAAAGGAGTAGCAGAAAGAACTTCAAGAAGTGCAGTTTCACAAAAATGGAGTCTTTTACTTTGTCTTGGTAGTTTTTGTGCTGGAATGCTCTTTACAACCAG AATGTGGATCATTCCTGAAATAAAAGGTGGTATTACAAGAACAACTACAGTTGAAGCTGAAAAATTGAAGTTAGTTTCAGAAGGATGCATTACCAAATTT TTGCAGCAAAAACTAGTATCTAAAGATATTTTTGGGAAAGTTTCTAAGACACATCATGCTATTCA AACATTAGACAATACCATTTCAAATTTGGAGATGGAGTTGGCTGCAGCTAAGGCAGCACAGGAGTCAATTCTTAGCGGCGCTCCAATATCAGAAGAGATAAAAAAGAGTGATTcgacaagaaaaagaaaatattttatggtGATAGGAATAAATACTGCATTTAGTAGCAGAAAAAGAAGGGATTCAGTTCGCGCTACATGGATGCCACAAG GTGAAAAAAGAGGGAAGCTAGAAGAAGAGAAAGGAATAATCATTCGCTTCGTCATTGGTCATGG TGCCACAGTAGGGGGAATATTAGACAGAGCTATTGAAGCTGAGGACAAAAAACATGGTGATTTCTTGAGGCTG GATCATATTGAGGGTTATCTTGAATTGTCAGCCAAAACAAAGACTTATTTTGCCACTGCTGTTAACTTATGGGATGCAGAGTATTACATCAAAGTTGATGATGATGTTCATGTCAATATAG CTACATTAGGGGAAACATTAGCAAGGCATCGTAAGAAACCACGTATATATATCGGGTGCATGAAATCTGGTCCTGTCCTCTCGCGAAA GGGTGTAAGATACCATGAACCAGAATATTGGAAATTCGGAGATAAGTATTTTCGTCATGCTACTGGACAAATATATGCCATTTCAAAAGACTTGGCTACTTATATATCAGTAAACCA GCATGTACTTCATAAGTATACCAATGAGGATGTGTCGTTAGGAGCTTGGTTTATTGGACTTGATGTGCAGCATATCGATGATCGCAGATTGTGTTGTGGAACTCCACCTG ATTGTGAATGGAAGGCACAAGCAGGCAACATCTGTGTTGCATCATTTGACTGGACGTGCAGTGGGATATGCAGGTCTGTTGACAGGATAAAAGAGGTCCATCGCCATTGTGGCGAGGGAGAGAATGCACTATGGAAAGCTGCATTCTGA
- the LOC107776607 gene encoding putative beta-1,3-galactosyltransferase 2 isoform X1 codes for MSRCYRFSFIYLSVLIPLSLKPNCQAYIHHSTTFGLLLMLVSSAELAPVTLAPSLTIRGIYSKGVAERTSRSAVSQKWSLLLCLGSFCAGMLFTTRMWIIPEIKGGITRTTTVEAEKLKLVSEGCITKFLQQKLVSKDIFGKVSKTHHAIQTLDNTISNLEMELAAAKAAQESILSGAPISEEIKKSDSTRKRKYFMVIGINTAFSSRKRRDSVRATWMPQGEKRGKLEEEKGIIIRFVIGHGATVGGILDRAIEAEDKKHGDFLRLDHIEGYLELSAKTKTYFATAVNLWDAEYYIKVDDDVHVNIATLGETLARHRKKPRIYIGCMKSGPVLSRKGVRYHEPEYWKFGDKYFRHATGQIYAISKDLATYISVNQHVLHKYTNEDVSLGAWFIGLDVQHIDDRRLCCGTPPDCEWKAQAGNICVASFDWTCSGICRSVDRIKEVHRHCGEGENALWKAAF; via the exons ATGTCAAGATGTTATAGATTCTCTTTTATTTATCTCTCTGTTCTGATTCCCCTGTCACTAAAACCAAACTGTCAAGCATATATTCACCATTCAACGACGTTTGGGTTGTTACTAATGTTAGTAAGTTCGGCCGAATTGGCTCCCGTCACTCTAGCTCCATCCCTAACAATAAGGGGCATTTAT AGCAAAGGAGTAGCAGAAAGAACTTCAAGAAGTGCAGTTTCACAAAAATGGAGTCTTTTACTTTGTCTTGGTAGTTTTTGTGCTGGAATGCTCTTTACAACCAG AATGTGGATCATTCCTGAAATAAAAGGTGGTATTACAAGAACAACTACAGTTGAAGCTGAAAAATTGAAGTTAGTTTCAGAAGGATGCATTACCAAATTT TTGCAGCAAAAACTAGTATCTAAAGATATTTTTGGGAAAGTTTCTAAGACACATCATGCTATTCA AACATTAGACAATACCATTTCAAATTTGGAGATGGAGTTGGCTGCAGCTAAGGCAGCACAGGAGTCAATTCTTAGCGGCGCTCCAATATCAGAAGAGATAAAAAAGAGTGATTcgacaagaaaaagaaaatattttatggtGATAGGAATAAATACTGCATTTAGTAGCAGAAAAAGAAGGGATTCAGTTCGCGCTACATGGATGCCACAAG GTGAAAAAAGAGGGAAGCTAGAAGAAGAGAAAGGAATAATCATTCGCTTCGTCATTGGTCATGG TGCCACAGTAGGGGGAATATTAGACAGAGCTATTGAAGCTGAGGACAAAAAACATGGTGATTTCTTGAGGCTG GATCATATTGAGGGTTATCTTGAATTGTCAGCCAAAACAAAGACTTATTTTGCCACTGCTGTTAACTTATGGGATGCAGAGTATTACATCAAAGTTGATGATGATGTTCATGTCAATATAG CTACATTAGGGGAAACATTAGCAAGGCATCGTAAGAAACCACGTATATATATCGGGTGCATGAAATCTGGTCCTGTCCTCTCGCGAAA GGGTGTAAGATACCATGAACCAGAATATTGGAAATTCGGAGATAAGTATTTTCGTCATGCTACTGGACAAATATATGCCATTTCAAAAGACTTGGCTACTTATATATCAGTAAACCA GCATGTACTTCATAAGTATACCAATGAGGATGTGTCGTTAGGAGCTTGGTTTATTGGACTTGATGTGCAGCATATCGATGATCGCAGATTGTGTTGTGGAACTCCACCTG ATTGTGAATGGAAGGCACAAGCAGGCAACATCTGTGTTGCATCATTTGACTGGACGTGCAGTGGGATATGCAGGTCTGTTGACAGGATAAAAGAGGTCCATCGCCATTGTGGCGAGGGAGAGAATGCACTATGGAAAGCTGCATTCTGA